A single window of Raphanus sativus cultivar WK10039 unplaced genomic scaffold, ASM80110v3 Scaffold1881, whole genome shotgun sequence DNA harbors:
- the LOC108863272 gene encoding LOW QUALITY PROTEIN: plastidial pyruvate kinase 1, chloroplastic (The sequence of the model RefSeq protein was modified relative to this genomic sequence to represent the inferred CDS: inserted 1 base in 1 codon) has translation MSQSINFSTLSRTPHLIHLPPHSRFNRPLTSLSFRQFTLNHTSLITSSSSKLLHSPAERSVVAAAVSTDTAGIEVDTVTEAELKENGFRSTRRTKLICTIGPATCGFEQLEALAEGGMNVARLNMCHGTREWHRGVIRSVRRLNEEKGFAVAIMMDTEGSEIHMGDLGGESSAKSEDGEVWTFTVRAFDSSRPARTISVSYDGFAEDVRVGDELLVDGGMVRFEVIEKIGPDVKCLCTDPGLLLPRANLTFWRDGSLVRERNAMLPTISSKDWLDIDFGIAEGVDFIAVSFVKSAEVINHLKSYLAARSCGGDVGVIAKIESIDSLTNLEEIILASDGAMVARGDLGAQIXLEQVPAAQQRIVKVCRALNKPVIVASQLLESMIEYPTPTRAEVADVSEAVRQRSDALMLSGESAMGQFPDKALTVLRSVSLRIERWWREEKRYESTPLQPIGSGFSDRISEEICNSAAKMANNLGVDAVFVYTKDGHMASLVSRCRPDCPIFAFTTTTSVRRRLNLQWGLIPFRLSFSEDMESNLNKTFSLLKSRGMIKSGDLVVAVSDMLQSIQVMNVP, from the exons ATGTCTCAGTCTATTAACTTCTCAACTCTTTCACGCACTCCTCACCTTATCCACCTCCCTCCTCACTCACGCTTCAACCGTCCTCTCACCTCCTTATCCTTCCGCCAATTCACTCTCAACCACACTTCATTAATCACATCCTCCTCCTCGAAGCTCCTTCACTCTCCCGCTGAGCGATCCGTCGTAGCCGCGGCGGTCTCGACGGATACAGCGGGGATAGAGGTAGACACGGTGACGGAGGCGGAGCTGAAGGAGAACGGGTTCAGGAGCACGAGGAGGACGAAGCTGATCTGCACGATCGGGCCGGCAACGTGCGGGTTCGAGCAGCTGGAAGCGCTCGCGGAGGGAGGCATGAACGTGGCGAGGCTCAACATGTGCCACGGCACGCGGGAGTGGCACCGAGGGGTGATACGCAGCGTCAGGAGGCTCAACGAGGAGAAAGGATTCGCGGTCGCGATCATGATGGATACCGAAGGTAGTGAGATTCACATGGGAGATCTCGGCGGTGAATCTTCTGCTAAATCTGAG GATGGTGAGGTGTGGACGTTCACTGTTAGAGCCTTTGATTCTTCTCGTCCTGCACGTACCATCAGTGTCAGCTATGATGGTTTTGCTGAAG ATGTAAGAGTGGGTGATGAGCTTTTGGTTGATGGTGGAATGGTGAGATTTGAAGTGATTGAAAAGATTGGTCCTGACGTCAAGTGTCTATGTACTGACCCTGGACTGTTGCTTCCTCGAGCTAACTTGACTTTCTGGAGAGATGGAAGTCTTGTACGCGAGCGTAACGCTATGCTTCCAACCATCTCTTCCAAG GACTGGTTGGATATTGATTTTGGAATTGCTGAAGGTGTGGATTTCATTGCTGTATCGTTTGTCAAGTCAGCTGAAGTGATTAATCATCTTAAAAGCTATCTCGCTGCTCGTTCCTGTGGAGg GGACGTAGGAGTGATTGCAAAGATCGAGAGTATCGATTCCTTAACAAACTTGGAAGAGATTATCCTAGCATCAGATGGAGCCATGGTTGCAAGAGGAGATCTGGGAGCTCAGA CTCTTGAGCAAGTTCCAGCAGCTCAACAAAGAATCGTCAAAGTCTGCAGAGCGCTGAACAAACCCGTCATCGTTGCCTCTCAGCTACTCGAGTCCATGATCGAGTACCCAACCCCAACCAGAGCAGAAGTAGCCGACGTGTCTGAAGCAGTAAGGCAGAGATCAGACGCGTTGATGCTCTCTGGGGAATCAGCTATGGGTCAGTTCCCGGACAAGGCTCTCACGGTTCTCAGGAGTGTCAGTCTAAGGATCGAAAGATGGTGGAGGGAAGAGAAACGTTACGAGTCTACACCACTTCAACCCATTGGCTCTGGTTTTTCAGACAGAATCTCTGAAGAGATCTGTAACTCTGCTGCTAAAATGG CAAACAACCTCGGAGTGGATGCTGTCTTCGTCTACACAAAGGACGGACACATGGCGTCTTTGGTCTCCCGGTGTCGCCCTGACTGCCCGATCTTCGCGTTCACGACCACAACCTCGGTGAGGAGACGGTTGAACCTACAATGGGGACTGATCCCATTCCGTCTAAGCTTCTCAGAGGACATGGAGAGCAACTTGAACAAAACATTCTCGTTACTGAAATCAAGAGGTATGATTAAGTCAGGCGACCTCGTGGTCGCAGTCTCGGACATGTTGCAATCCATCCAGGTAATGAACGTTCCGTAG